In Helianthus annuus cultivar XRQ/B chromosome 8, HanXRQr2.0-SUNRISE, whole genome shotgun sequence, a single genomic region encodes these proteins:
- the LOC110871414 gene encoding rho GDP-dissociation inhibitor 1 gives MGDDKNDAKDDASESGGVPSTEPSESSFYATDEDEEAHIELGPKMSIREHLEKDKDDESLRRWKEQLLGGVDVNEVAEIEEPDVKIKSLTIVVADRPDIVLEIPESGHPKGLWFTLKEGSKYNLRFSFKISNNIVCGLKYTNTVWKKGIKVDSSKQMLGTFSPQAEPYIHVMTEETTPSGIFARGSYSAKTKFLDDDNKCYLELTYTFDIQKEWAT, from the exons ATGGGTGATGATAAAAATGATGCAAAAGATGATGCCTCTGAATCTGGAGGGGTTCCTAGTACAGAGCCCAGTGAAAGCTCTTTTTATGcaactgatgaagatgaagagGCCCATATAGAATTGGGCCCCAAGATGAGCATTAGAGAGCATCTTGAAAAGGATAAG GATGATGAGAGCTTGAGGAGGTGGAAGGAGCAGCTGCTTGGAGGCGTTGATGTCAATGAGGTTGCAG AAATCGAAGAGCCCGATGTGAAGATAAAGAGTCTGACCATAGTTGTTGCTGATAGACCTGATATTGTTCTTGAGATCCCAGAATCTGGGCACCCGAAGGGCCTTTGGTTTACCCTAAAGGAAGGTAGTAAATACAATTTGAGATTCTCCTTCAAGATCAGCAATAACATAGTTTGTGGGCTCAAGTACACCAACACTGTTTGGAAAAAGGGTATTAAAG TTGACAGCTCGAAGCAAATGCTTGGAACTTTTAGCCCTCAAGCTGAGCCTTACATACATGTTATGACCGAAGAAACCACTCCTTCGGGGATATTTGCAAGAGGATCATATTCCGCAAAAACTAAG TTTCTTGATGATGACAACAAGTGCTACTTGGAGCTGACCTACACATTCGACATCCAAAAAGAATGGGCCACCTAG